From the Misgurnus anguillicaudatus chromosome 17, ASM2758022v2, whole genome shotgun sequence genome, one window contains:
- the LOC129452097 gene encoding uncharacterized protein, whose product MFSSQEGPENLQKPPLNVLLGSLIGCNLVLSIFTLFLFFNDIVNVPVLIYIVLFLVMLYALKASFADCLGLNVFYYFQIVPTRQPFLIWVKKYIKLFIYLMMFFDRIFFLFGFILIFFPERVVIPTVNITGYYPHEVPYYLIRTDFGLRCFYFLACLGIMVVSNTSTVLYLWRHVKRMQDSSSFSALQYQTQKRVAILSIAQTVLFFFFSAGLITYEFELRFYKYTPISHFDPSGHILCSGLAFYSFGTTIILGVGQAKFRHRAADIWKKLGRAISGCNLNG is encoded by the coding sequence atgttttcTTCACAAGAAGGACCAGAAAACCTACAAAAGCCACCTCTTAATGTTTTACTCGGATCGCTTATTGGGTGCAACCTCGTTCTTAGCATTTTCaccctttttttgttttttaatgacatTGTTAATGTGCCTGTATTGATATACATcgttttatttttagttatgctcTATGCCTTAAAGGCCAGTTTTGCTGACTGTCTTGGgctgaatgtattttattactttcagATTGTTCCTACCCGGCAACCTTTTTTGATCTGGGTGAAGAAATACATCAAACTCTTCATCTActtgatgatgttttttgacAGAATCTTCTTTTTATTTGGattcattttgattttttttcctgAAAGAGTTGTCATTCCTACAGTGAACATCACCGGATATTATCCGCATGAAGTCCCATATTATCTGATAAGGACAGACTTTGGCCTTAGATGTTTCTATTTTTTGGCTTGTCTTGGCATTATGGTGGTATCAAATACTTCCACTGTTCTCTATCTATGGAGACATGTGAAGAGGATGCAGGATTCAAGTTCTTTCTCTGCCCTTCAATATCAGACACAGAAGAGAGTGGCTATATTGAGCATCGCACAAACTGtgcttttctttttcttctcagCTGGGCTAATAACATATGAATTCGAACTtcgtttttataaatatacaccTATATCTCACTTTGATCCAAGTGGTCACATTCTTTGTTCTGGTTTGGCATTTTACTCTTTTGGTACAACCATCATTCTAGGTGTTGGACAAGCAAAATTCAGACATCGTGCTGCAGATATTTGGAAAAAACTTGGTCGAGCCATTTCAGGATGTAACCTGAATGGATGA